From Streptomyces rubradiris, a single genomic window includes:
- a CDS encoding AfsR/SARP family transcriptional regulator, translating to MKFRVLGPFESSIDGTPSTPSATRVRWTLALLLLRANQVVDRGCIIQELWGENPPRRAVTAAQTYIYHLRKMYLRCAGRPGEGEFIETRPPGYLLRCEESEIDAFVFERLSAEGAAAYAAGDAERAARRLRQALALWRGRVLADITAGPVLTPHIRKLEEVRTRTVRTRILADLRLGRHHELIPELRLAAAEHPFDEWFHEQLMIALSEAGRRAEALDAYRELRRTLDQNLGIEPSHTLQQLQHDVLVGAVRRPDRAKEAVAHGAAHGRAGQRHRRRGPEGQARAKEAQS from the coding sequence GATAGACGGCACGCCGAGCACACCCAGCGCGACCCGGGTGCGCTGGACGCTTGCCCTGCTGCTGCTGCGGGCCAACCAGGTGGTCGACCGGGGCTGCATCATCCAGGAACTGTGGGGGGAGAACCCCCCGCGCCGGGCGGTCACCGCGGCGCAGACGTACATCTATCACTTGCGCAAGATGTACCTGCGGTGCGCCGGCCGGCCCGGTGAGGGCGAGTTCATCGAGACCCGCCCGCCGGGTTACCTGCTGCGGTGCGAGGAGTCGGAGATCGACGCGTTCGTCTTCGAGCGGCTCAGTGCGGAAGGTGCCGCCGCCTACGCCGCGGGCGACGCGGAGCGGGCGGCCCGCCGTCTGCGGCAGGCGCTCGCGCTGTGGCGCGGCCGGGTGCTCGCCGACATCACCGCGGGCCCGGTGCTGACCCCGCACATCCGGAAGCTGGAGGAGGTGCGCACCCGGACGGTCCGCACCCGGATCCTGGCCGACCTGCGGCTCGGCCGGCACCACGAACTCATCCCCGAGCTGCGGCTGGCCGCGGCCGAGCATCCCTTCGACGAGTGGTTCCACGAACAGCTGATGATCGCCCTGAGCGAGGCGGGCCGGCGCGCGGAAGCCCTGGACGCCTACCGCGAACTGCGGCGCACGCTGGACCAGAACCTGGGCATCGAACCGTCGCACACGCTCCAGCAGCTCCAGCACGATGTGCTCGTGGGCGCCGTGCGCCGCCCGGACCGGGCCAAGGAGGCCGTAGCGCACGGGGCGGCACACGGCCGCGCCGGACAGCGACACCGCAGGCGAGGGCCGGAAGGCCAGGCCAG